In Agarivorans gilvus, one genomic interval encodes:
- a CDS encoding OmpH family outer membrane protein — translation MKKLIAAVALAVTMMSSSFAAQAETKIAVINIAEVFQQLPQRDALQKTLKDEFEVRVQEVRGLESEMQRLYEKREKDGELLGQQEVTKITRQLETMQAEYKLKRKNLEEDQRRRGAEEQQKLMVKVQNAIVEVSKSEGYDLVLPLDATAYAADSLDITKQVIQQVSKSK, via the coding sequence TTGAAAAAATTAATCGCCGCAGTCGCTCTTGCAGTTACGATGATGAGCTCGAGCTTTGCCGCTCAAGCTGAAACCAAGATTGCAGTTATCAATATCGCTGAAGTATTCCAACAACTACCTCAACGTGATGCGCTGCAAAAAACCTTGAAAGATGAGTTTGAAGTGCGAGTTCAAGAAGTTCGTGGTCTTGAATCTGAAATGCAACGTCTTTACGAGAAACGCGAAAAAGATGGTGAGTTATTAGGTCAACAAGAAGTGACCAAAATTACTCGTCAGTTAGAAACCATGCAAGCAGAGTACAAACTTAAGCGTAAGAATCTTGAAGAAGATCAACGCCGCCGTGGTGCTGAAGAACAACAAAAACTAATGGTTAAGGTACAAAATGCCATTGTTGAAGTATCTAAATCTGAGGGCTACGATTTAGTATTGCCTCTAGATGCAACGGCCTATGCCGCTGATTCTTTAGATATCACTAAACAAGTTATTCAGCAAGTTAGTAAGAGTAAGTAA